Proteins encoded by one window of Nocardia goodfellowii:
- a CDS encoding ATP-dependent Clp protease proteolytic subunit: MTAATAGLNLSDSVYERLLRERIIFLGTQVDDDIANKLCAQILLLSAEDPTKDISLYINSPGGSVTAGMAIYDTMQFAECDIKTVGMGLAASMGQFLLTAGTKGKRFALPHARIMMHQPSAGIGGSAADIAIMAEQFAHTKRELNELQALHTGKSVEQVTADADRDRWFTAKQALEYGFIDHVVSHANQAGGAGN; the protein is encoded by the coding sequence ATGACAGCCGCGACTGCTGGTCTCAACCTCAGTGATTCGGTGTACGAGCGCCTGCTGCGTGAGCGCATCATCTTCCTGGGGACGCAGGTCGACGACGATATCGCCAACAAGCTGTGCGCTCAGATCCTGCTGCTCTCGGCGGAGGATCCCACCAAGGACATCTCGCTCTACATCAACTCGCCCGGTGGCTCGGTCACCGCGGGTATGGCCATCTACGACACCATGCAGTTCGCCGAGTGCGACATCAAGACCGTGGGCATGGGTCTGGCCGCGTCGATGGGGCAGTTCCTGCTCACGGCGGGCACCAAGGGCAAGCGGTTCGCGCTGCCGCACGCGCGGATCATGATGCACCAGCCCTCCGCCGGTATCGGTGGCTCGGCCGCCGACATCGCGATCATGGCCGAGCAGTTCGCGCACACCAAGCGGGAGCTCAACGAGCTCCAGGCGCTGCACACCGGCAAGTCGGTCGAGCAGGTCACCGCCGACGCCGACCGCGATCGCTGGTTCACCGCCAAGCAGGCGCTGGAGTACGGCTTCATCGACCACGTGGTCAGCCACGCGAACCAGGCCGGCGGCGCGGGCAACTGA
- a CDS encoding NAD(P)H oxidoreductase produces MQNRTALVVVAHHRTDSLTAHTARRTTQRLEAAGFRVDYMDLHAEGFDPRMNLEDQPEFGNREKPYSAEAQAHMRRILDADIVVAVFPVYWQSVPAIMKGWIDRVWNYGFAYGRSKPRLAGKRMLWLGLAGIAGDDAFLPDMQATMEAHLSAGIAYYCGFAHSRVGLLPDAEERPQRLDAEGNLSIGDAVTGAERIAYYEEFDRKAADYLTEFLATEAVPV; encoded by the coding sequence GTGCAGAACCGCACCGCACTCGTCGTCGTCGCCCACCATCGCACCGATTCGCTCACCGCGCACACGGCCCGCCGCACCACGCAGCGGCTGGAGGCGGCCGGCTTTCGCGTCGACTATATGGATCTGCATGCCGAGGGCTTCGACCCGCGCATGAACCTCGAAGACCAGCCCGAGTTCGGCAACCGCGAGAAGCCGTATTCCGCCGAGGCGCAGGCACATATGCGGCGGATCCTGGACGCCGACATCGTGGTCGCGGTCTTCCCGGTCTACTGGCAGAGCGTGCCCGCCATCATGAAGGGCTGGATCGATCGGGTCTGGAATTACGGGTTCGCCTACGGCCGCAGCAAACCGCGTCTGGCGGGCAAGCGCATGTTGTGGCTCGGACTCGCGGGCATCGCCGGGGACGACGCCTTCCTGCCCGACATGCAAGCGACCATGGAGGCCCATCTCAGCGCCGGCATCGCCTACTACTGCGGTTTCGCCCACTCCCGCGTCGGACTGCTGCCGGATGCCGAGGAACGTCCGCAGCGCCTCGACGCCGAGGGCAATCTGTCCATCGGTGACGCCGTCACGGGGGCCGAGCGGATCGCCTACTACGAGGAATTCGACCGCAAGGCAGCGGACTACCTGACGGAGTTCCT
- a CDS encoding polynucleotide kinase-phosphatase, whose protein sequence is MTSAIPLGIPELSLVVLIGSTGSGKSTFARKHFRATAIVSSDACRGIVSDDENDQSATPEAFALLHHIAGVRLRRGLRTVVDATNVQPKARQELVAVARAHDVLPVAIVLDVPDSVCLDRNSARPDRAHLGAHVVTRQQRELRRGLRGLEREGFRKVYVLRGVEEIDAATIADEKAWNDKRELTGPFDVIGDVHGCRAELETLLGVLGYEVERDESGRAVNARHPAGRTAVFVGDLVDRGPDTPGVLRLVMGMVAAGTALCVTGNHEYKLVRALSGKKVNPAHGLAESLAQLDAEDEDFRKSVLDFCRGLISHYVLDGGNLVVAHAGLKEEYHGRASGRVRSFCMYGETTGETDEFGLPVRYPWAADYRGRATVLYGHTPMAELHWVNNTLCLDTGVVFGGRLSALRYPEREPVSVPAEQVWYAPVRPLEATTIATPAGVVHRDPGVLDLDDVVGRRVVETRHHGRVGVQEENAGAALEVMSRFALDPRWLVYLPPTMSPCATSTLAGYLEHPAEAFAYYRSEGVDRVLCEEKHMGSRAIVVLTRSAEAARARFGVEDGRTGVLYTRTGRPFFDDIAQSEALLARVRDAAESAGLFEELNTDWLILDTELMPWSAKAIGLLRSQYAAVGAAARASLGTASSILAAAAERGLDVADLAARTAARHTDAKAFSTAYGRYCWPVDGLDGIRLAPFQILAAEGANYATRDHDWHLSRIDRLVAADSELFTATGRVIVDLTQPDGERAATAWWTELTEAGGEGMVVKPVESLVRGAPGKKSGAAATVESGTDDGASASREAAHVGRLVQPGVKCRGQEYLRIIYGPEYLHDANLARLRNRGLGRKRSMALREYALGLESLDRFVAGEPLWRVHEAVFAVLALESEPVDPRL, encoded by the coding sequence ATGACTTCGGCCATTCCCCTGGGCATCCCGGAGCTTTCGCTCGTCGTGCTCATCGGTAGTACCGGTTCGGGCAAGTCCACCTTCGCGCGCAAGCACTTCCGCGCCACCGCGATCGTGTCGTCGGACGCCTGCCGCGGCATCGTCAGCGACGACGAGAACGATCAGTCGGCGACCCCGGAAGCGTTCGCGCTGCTGCACCACATCGCGGGTGTGCGGTTGCGGCGCGGGCTGCGCACCGTCGTCGATGCCACCAATGTGCAGCCGAAGGCCCGGCAGGAACTGGTCGCGGTCGCTCGGGCGCACGATGTGCTGCCGGTGGCGATCGTGCTCGATGTGCCCGATTCGGTGTGCCTCGACCGTAATTCGGCCCGCCCGGATCGCGCCCACCTCGGCGCACACGTCGTGACCCGGCAGCAGCGCGAGCTCCGGCGCGGTCTGCGCGGTCTGGAGCGGGAGGGCTTCCGCAAGGTCTACGTGCTGCGGGGCGTCGAGGAGATCGATGCGGCGACCATCGCCGACGAGAAGGCGTGGAACGACAAGCGCGAACTCACCGGGCCGTTCGATGTCATCGGTGACGTGCACGGCTGCCGCGCGGAGCTGGAAACCCTGCTGGGTGTCCTCGGCTACGAAGTGGAACGCGACGAGTCGGGCCGCGCCGTCAACGCCCGGCACCCGGCCGGACGCACCGCCGTATTCGTCGGTGACCTGGTCGATCGCGGCCCGGACACCCCGGGCGTCCTGCGTTTGGTGATGGGCATGGTCGCCGCGGGGACCGCCCTGTGCGTCACCGGCAATCACGAGTACAAGCTGGTCCGCGCGCTCAGCGGCAAGAAGGTCAATCCAGCCCACGGCCTGGCCGAATCCCTGGCCCAGCTCGATGCCGAGGACGAGGACTTCCGTAAGTCGGTGCTCGACTTCTGCCGCGGCCTGATCAGCCATTACGTCCTCGACGGCGGCAATCTCGTCGTCGCGCACGCGGGTCTGAAGGAGGAATACCACGGCCGCGCCTCCGGCCGAGTCCGGTCTTTCTGCATGTATGGCGAAACCACCGGTGAGACAGACGAATTCGGCCTACCGGTGCGCTACCCGTGGGCCGCGGACTATCGCGGCCGCGCCACCGTCCTCTACGGTCACACTCCGATGGCCGAACTGCACTGGGTCAACAACACCCTGTGCCTGGACACCGGCGTGGTCTTCGGCGGGCGGCTCTCCGCTCTGCGCTACCCGGAGCGCGAGCCGGTTTCCGTTCCGGCGGAGCAGGTTTGGTACGCCCCGGTGCGTCCGCTGGAGGCCACCACCATCGCCACCCCGGCGGGGGTGGTGCACCGCGACCCGGGCGTCCTCGACCTCGACGACGTCGTCGGCCGCCGTGTCGTCGAAACCCGGCACCACGGCCGGGTCGGGGTCCAGGAGGAGAACGCCGGCGCCGCACTGGAAGTCATGAGCCGCTTCGCCCTGGATCCACGCTGGCTGGTCTACCTGCCGCCGACCATGTCACCCTGCGCGACCTCGACACTGGCGGGCTACCTCGAACACCCGGCCGAGGCGTTCGCCTATTACCGCTCCGAGGGCGTCGATCGCGTGCTGTGCGAGGAGAAGCACATGGGCTCGCGCGCCATCGTCGTGCTCACCCGCTCGGCCGAGGCGGCCCGGGCCCGCTTCGGCGTCGAGGACGGCCGGACCGGTGTGCTCTACACCCGCACCGGACGTCCGTTCTTCGACGACATCGCGCAGTCCGAAGCGCTGCTCGCCCGGGTGCGCGACGCCGCCGAATCAGCGGGCCTGTTCGAGGAATTGAACACCGACTGGCTGATCTTGGATACCGAACTGATGCCGTGGTCGGCCAAGGCCATCGGCCTGCTGCGCAGCCAGTACGCGGCAGTGGGGGCGGCAGCCCGCGCTTCGCTCGGCACAGCGTCCTCGATTCTCGCCGCGGCGGCGGAACGCGGCCTCGACGTCGCCGATCTCGCGGCTCGCACCGCCGCCCGCCACACCGACGCGAAGGCCTTCAGCACCGCCTACGGCCGCTACTGCTGGCCGGTCGACGGCCTCGACGGCATCCGCCTCGCCCCGTTCCAGATCCTGGCGGCCGAAGGCGCCAATTACGCCACGCGCGACCACGATTGGCACCTGAGCCGGATCGACCGCTTGGTCGCCGCGGACAGCGAACTGTTCACCGCCACCGGTCGAGTGATCGTCGACCTGACCCAGCCCGACGGCGAACGCGCCGCCACGGCATGGTGGACGGAGCTGACCGAGGCCGGTGGCGAAGGCATGGTCGTCAAACCGGTCGAGTCGCTCGTTCGCGGCGCTCCGGGCAAGAAGTCCGGCGCGGCGGCGACCGTCGAATCGGGCACCGACGATGGGGCTTCCGCTTCGCGCGAGGCAGCACACGTCGGCCGGCTCGTCCAGCCGGGCGTGAAATGCCGTGGCCAGGAATACCTCCGGATCATCTATGGCCCGGAGTATCTCCACGACGCCAATCTGGCCCGGCTCCGTAACCGTGGACTGGGCCGCAAACGCTCGATGGCCTTGCGCGAGTACGCCCTGGGTTTGGAATCCCTGGACCGCTTCGTCGCGGGCGAACCGCTCTGGCGCGTCCACGAGGCCGTCTTCGCGGTGCTCGCGCTGGAGTCCGAGCCGGTCGACCCGCGCTTGTGA
- a CDS encoding 3' terminal RNA ribose 2'-O-methyltransferase Hen1 — translation MLLTITCTPPEGAAWPASDLGFLLHKNPSRVQAFEQSYGTAHVLYPEASEQRCTVALLLEVDPIGLVRGRSRNTPDFSLGQYVNDRPYAASSLLSVALGSVFRTALRGRCELRPELAQAALPLRVELPAVPCKGGPEAARKVFAPLGWAVTATALPLDPVFPEWGESHYLRLELTGTMRLADALSHLYVLLPVLDGAKHYWLAADEVDKLIRTASGWLAEHPERAWITRRYLARRQSLVRTALARLAELDDVDPEQLDAVEDTGDAETAQQDAHAATRETENLASTETEARTPSLAVARRAAVRAALGEEGARRVLDLGCGEGVLLRELLSDNMFTEIVGVDVSMRALNIAKRRLRLDRMPERTAQRLTLLQGALTYTDERLRGYDAAVLMEVIEHVDPPRLGALEHAVFGSAAPASVLVTTPNAEINVRFEGLAPGEFRHDDHRFEWTRAEFAAWAAGVAARYGYAVRYVPIGTPDPEFGPPTQMAVFTKPTHNDEKGAA, via the coding sequence ATGCTCTTGACGATCACCTGTACACCGCCGGAAGGCGCGGCCTGGCCCGCGTCCGATCTGGGGTTCTTGCTGCACAAGAACCCCAGCCGGGTGCAGGCGTTCGAGCAGTCCTACGGGACCGCGCACGTGCTGTATCCGGAGGCGAGCGAGCAGCGCTGCACCGTGGCGCTGCTGCTCGAGGTAGATCCGATTGGATTGGTGCGCGGGCGTTCTCGCAATACGCCGGATTTCAGTCTCGGCCAGTATGTGAACGATCGGCCGTACGCGGCGTCGTCGCTGCTGTCGGTGGCGCTCGGGTCGGTGTTCCGGACAGCGCTGCGCGGCCGGTGTGAGCTGCGACCGGAGTTGGCGCAGGCGGCGCTGCCGCTGCGAGTCGAATTGCCGGCGGTGCCGTGCAAGGGTGGGCCCGAAGCCGCGCGGAAGGTGTTCGCACCGCTCGGCTGGGCGGTTACCGCCACTGCCCTGCCGTTGGATCCGGTTTTCCCGGAGTGGGGCGAATCCCATTACCTGCGACTGGAACTCACCGGGACCATGCGGCTCGCGGACGCGTTGTCGCATCTGTACGTACTGCTGCCGGTGTTGGACGGGGCCAAGCACTACTGGCTGGCCGCCGACGAGGTCGACAAGTTGATCCGCACGGCGTCCGGCTGGCTCGCCGAGCACCCGGAGCGGGCGTGGATCACCCGCCGGTACCTGGCGCGACGGCAGTCGCTGGTGCGGACCGCGCTGGCCCGGCTGGCGGAGCTGGACGACGTCGATCCGGAGCAGTTGGACGCGGTGGAGGACACCGGCGATGCCGAGACGGCGCAGCAGGACGCGCACGCCGCCACGCGCGAAACGGAGAATCTCGCGTCAACCGAAACCGAGGCGCGCACGCCGTCGTTGGCCGTGGCGCGGCGGGCGGCGGTACGGGCCGCACTAGGCGAAGAAGGGGCGCGCCGCGTGCTCGACCTCGGCTGCGGTGAGGGTGTACTTCTGCGAGAGCTGTTGTCGGACAATATGTTCACCGAGATCGTCGGCGTCGACGTGTCCATGCGCGCGCTCAATATCGCCAAACGGCGCTTGCGGCTGGACCGCATGCCGGAGCGGACGGCGCAACGGCTGACGTTGCTTCAGGGTGCGCTCACCTACACCGACGAACGCCTGCGCGGCTATGACGCCGCGGTGCTGATGGAGGTGATCGAGCACGTCGATCCACCACGGCTCGGCGCGCTCGAGCATGCCGTATTCGGTTCCGCCGCCCCGGCTTCCGTGCTGGTCACCACGCCGAACGCGGAGATCAACGTCCGATTCGAGGGCCTCGCGCCGGGCGAATTCCGGCACGACGATCACCGATTCGAATGGACCCGTGCGGAATTCGCCGCCTGGGCCGCGGGTGTCGCGGCACGCTACGGCTATGCCGTGCGCTACGTCCCGATCGGCACTCCCGACCCGGAATTCGGACCGCCCACCCAAATGGCGGTTTTCACCAAGCCGACGCACAACGACGAGAAAGGAGCCGCGTGA
- a CDS encoding FKBP-type peptidyl-prolyl cis-trans isomerase, with protein MRTLGRIIGIAAVAAAALASTACGGDDKDSADSAASATSTTAAQATFGTTPAQNTGAECTADDIQVVGGFGAAPKITIPDTCTAPSKLVVKDLVAGSGPGAAAGQALTMNYSLITWSDKQKLDSSFDRGKPFPLTLGAGQVIQGWDQGLTGVQQGARRLLIVPPDLGYGAGGNGVNPNETLVFVTDAVKIGK; from the coding sequence ATGCGAACACTCGGCAGGATCATCGGAATCGCCGCCGTCGCCGCGGCCGCACTCGCGTCGACCGCATGCGGCGGCGACGACAAGGACTCGGCCGACTCGGCCGCATCGGCGACCTCGACGACCGCCGCGCAGGCCACCTTCGGCACGACCCCCGCGCAGAACACCGGCGCGGAGTGCACCGCCGACGACATCCAGGTGGTCGGCGGCTTCGGCGCGGCGCCGAAGATCACCATCCCGGACACCTGTACCGCGCCGAGCAAGCTCGTCGTCAAGGACCTGGTCGCGGGCAGTGGACCCGGCGCGGCCGCGGGTCAGGCGCTGACCATGAACTACTCGCTCATCACCTGGTCCGACAAGCAGAAGCTGGACAGTTCCTTCGATCGCGGCAAGCCGTTCCCGCTCACGCTGGGCGCGGGCCAGGTCATCCAGGGCTGGGATCAGGGCCTGACCGGCGTGCAGCAGGGCGCGCGCCGATTGCTGATCGTGCCGCCGGACCTCGGCTACGGCGCGGGCGGCAACGGCGTCAATCCGAACGAGACGCTGGTCTTCGTGACCGACGCGGTCAAGATCGGCAAGTAG
- a CDS encoding phosphoketolase family protein yields MTHMASAGGDTSADNVGSKGGETVAPSPYRLTDAPGPLDRDELTSVDAWWRAANYLAVGQIYLMSNPLLREPLAAEHIKPRLLGHFGTVPGLNLVWVHANRAIRQRGLNVAFVAGPGHGGPGPNACAWLEGTYSELYSHIPRDGAGMGALFAQFSFPGGVPSHCAPETPGSFHEGGELGYSLLHAYGAALDNPDLTVFCVVGDGEAETGPLAASWHANKFLNPARDGAVLPVLALNEYKIANPTILARIPEEELVSLLRGYGYDPLIVAGSDPAAVHQEMATAVDTCMERIGQIQRAARGGTDGERPSWPMIVLRTPKGWTCPPKVDGDQVEGTYRAHQVPLPAARTDDTHRQVLEQWLRSYRPEELFDGAGRPVSELVDLVPDGDRRMSANPVANGGMLVRDLRLPDWRDYGVPVDAPGAGQHEATRVLGAWLRDVTAANPDNFLTFAPDELASNRLQDILEVTGRDWQAEIGTYDTKLDRTGRVIEVLSEHMCQGLLEGYLLTGRHGVFTCYEAFIHIIDAMFNQHAKWLDASAQVPWRRPIASLNYLLSSHVWRQDHNGFTHQDPGFLDVVLNKKPEIVRVYLPPDANTLLSVYDHCLRSKHYVNVVVAGKQPQPDWLSVSDAAVHCARGAGIWDWAGHNDTLGSTPDVVLACAGDVPTLETLAAAAILRDRMRDLRIRVLNVVDLMRLLPEQDHPHGLPDREFDTLFTRDRPVIFAFHGYPWLIHRLTYKRTNHAEIHVRGYKEKGTTTTPFDMVMLNDMDRYHLVIDVIDRVPGLREKAAGLRQEMVDARWNARTWTREHGEDIPVVANWRWPDPSR; encoded by the coding sequence ATGACCCACATGGCGAGCGCCGGGGGTGATACCTCGGCCGATAATGTCGGCAGTAAGGGTGGAGAGACGGTCGCGCCCAGCCCGTATCGATTGACCGACGCACCCGGCCCGCTCGATCGCGACGAACTGACTTCGGTCGATGCCTGGTGGCGCGCCGCGAATTATCTGGCGGTCGGCCAGATCTATCTGATGAGCAATCCACTGCTGCGCGAACCGCTCGCGGCCGAGCACATCAAACCGCGGCTGCTGGGGCATTTCGGCACGGTGCCCGGCTTGAATCTGGTCTGGGTGCACGCCAATCGGGCGATCCGGCAGCGCGGGTTGAACGTGGCGTTCGTCGCGGGCCCGGGGCACGGCGGGCCCGGCCCGAACGCGTGCGCCTGGCTGGAGGGCACCTATTCCGAGCTGTACAGCCACATTCCGCGGGACGGGGCCGGGATGGGCGCGCTGTTCGCGCAGTTCTCGTTCCCGGGTGGGGTGCCGAGCCATTGCGCGCCGGAAACCCCGGGCTCCTTCCACGAGGGCGGCGAGCTCGGCTATTCGCTGCTGCACGCCTATGGCGCGGCGCTGGACAACCCGGATCTGACGGTCTTCTGCGTGGTCGGCGACGGCGAGGCCGAGACCGGCCCGCTGGCCGCCAGCTGGCATGCCAACAAGTTCCTCAATCCCGCTCGCGACGGCGCGGTGCTGCCGGTACTCGCGCTGAACGAGTACAAGATCGCCAATCCGACCATCTTGGCGCGCATCCCGGAGGAAGAGCTGGTCTCGCTGCTGCGCGGGTACGGCTACGACCCGCTGATCGTCGCGGGCAGTGACCCCGCGGCCGTGCATCAGGAGATGGCGACCGCGGTCGACACCTGCATGGAACGGATCGGGCAGATCCAGCGCGCCGCCCGTGGCGGCACCGACGGGGAACGGCCGAGCTGGCCGATGATCGTATTGCGCACGCCGAAGGGCTGGACCTGCCCGCCCAAGGTGGACGGCGATCAGGTCGAGGGCACCTACCGCGCGCATCAGGTGCCACTGCCCGCCGCCCGGACCGACGACACCCATCGCCAGGTGCTCGAGCAGTGGCTGCGGTCCTATCGCCCGGAGGAGCTGTTCGACGGGGCCGGGCGGCCGGTCTCGGAGTTGGTCGACCTGGTGCCCGACGGCGACCGCCGGATGAGCGCCAATCCGGTTGCCAACGGCGGCATGCTGGTTCGCGATCTCCGGCTGCCGGACTGGCGGGACTACGGGGTGCCGGTCGACGCGCCCGGCGCCGGCCAGCACGAGGCGACGCGGGTGCTCGGCGCGTGGCTGCGCGATGTCACCGCCGCCAACCCGGACAACTTCCTCACCTTCGCGCCGGACGAGCTGGCGAGCAATCGCCTCCAGGACATCCTGGAGGTCACCGGACGGGACTGGCAGGCCGAAATCGGCACCTACGATACGAAATTGGACCGCACCGGCCGGGTGATCGAGGTGCTCTCCGAGCACATGTGCCAGGGGCTGCTGGAGGGCTATCTGCTCACCGGGCGGCACGGGGTATTCACCTGCTACGAGGCGTTCATCCACATCATCGACGCCATGTTCAACCAGCACGCCAAGTGGCTGGACGCCAGCGCGCAGGTGCCTTGGCGGCGGCCCATCGCGAGCTTGAACTACCTGCTCTCCTCGCATGTCTGGCGGCAGGACCACAACGGGTTCACCCACCAGGACCCCGGTTTCCTCGATGTCGTGCTGAACAAGAAGCCGGAGATCGTGCGGGTGTATCTGCCGCCGGACGCCAATACGTTGCTGTCGGTGTACGACCACTGTCTGCGGTCCAAGCATTACGTGAATGTGGTGGTGGCCGGGAAACAGCCGCAGCCGGACTGGCTTTCGGTGTCCGACGCCGCCGTGCACTGCGCGCGCGGCGCCGGAATCTGGGATTGGGCGGGGCACAACGACACCCTCGGCAGCACCCCCGATGTGGTGCTCGCCTGCGCGGGTGACGTGCCGACGCTGGAGACGCTCGCCGCCGCCGCCATTCTCCGAGACCGTATGCGGGATTTGCGCATTCGAGTGCTGAACGTGGTCGACCTGATGCGGTTGCTGCCCGAGCAGGATCATCCGCACGGCCTGCCGGATCGAGAATTCGACACGCTGTTCACCCGGGATCGGCCGGTGATCTTCGCCTTCCACGGATATCCGTGGCTGATTCACCGGCTCACCTACAAGCGCACCAACCACGCCGAGATCCATGTCCGCGGCTACAAGGAGAAGGGCACCACCACAACGCCTTTCGACATGGTGATGCTCAACGACATGGACCGCTATCACCTGGTGATCGATGTGATCGACCGGGTACCCGGCTTGCGGGAGAAGGCGGCCGGGCTCCGGCAGGAGATGGTGGACGCGCGCTGGAACGCCCGGACCTGGACCCGTGAGCACGGCGAGGACATCCCGGTCGTCGCGAATTGGCGGTGGCCCGACCCCAGTCGCTGA
- the tig gene encoding trigger factor → MKSTVEQLSPTRVRINVEVPFEELKPDFDKAYKALAQQVRIPGFRPGKAPAKLIETRVGRGAVLEQVVNDVLPGRYSEAVQAADVKVIGQPEIEITKIEDGQELAFTAEVDVRPEITLPAYDDIEVTVDAFTIEDADIDEQLQSLRQRFGTLNAVERPVQDGDFISIDLSATVDGEEVPDASTTGLSHEVGSGQLIEGLDEAVIGLSAGESAEFTSKLVAGEHAGKDAVIKVSVQSVKERELPEADDEFAQLASEFDTLEELKDDLKGRVERVKKVTQAGEIRDKVLETLLEKVDVPLPEAVVKAEIEAVEHDAVHSFDHDEAKLAEALEEQGSSLEEFKKDTKESAEKSVKTQLLLDAIAEAEGTQVGQEELTERILFQSQRYGLSPEQFIQQVQQAGQLGAIFADVRRGKALAGVVGQVKVTDSNGDTVDTAEMFGAPDDAAADEAEVSAAAE, encoded by the coding sequence GTGAAGAGCACCGTCGAGCAGCTGAGCCCGACCCGGGTCCGGATCAATGTCGAGGTGCCCTTCGAGGAGCTGAAGCCCGACTTCGACAAGGCCTACAAGGCGCTGGCCCAGCAGGTTCGTATCCCCGGCTTCCGTCCCGGCAAGGCCCCGGCCAAGCTGATCGAGACTCGCGTCGGCCGCGGCGCCGTGCTGGAGCAGGTCGTCAACGACGTGCTGCCCGGCCGCTACAGCGAGGCCGTCCAGGCCGCCGACGTGAAGGTCATCGGCCAGCCGGAGATCGAGATCACCAAGATCGAAGACGGCCAGGAGCTCGCCTTCACCGCCGAGGTCGACGTGCGCCCGGAGATCACCCTCCCGGCCTACGACGACATCGAGGTCACCGTCGACGCGTTCACCATCGAGGATGCCGACATCGACGAGCAGCTGCAGTCGCTGCGGCAGCGCTTCGGCACCCTGAACGCGGTCGAGCGCCCGGTCCAGGACGGCGATTTCATCTCCATCGACCTGTCCGCCACCGTGGACGGCGAAGAGGTACCCGACGCCTCCACCACCGGCCTGTCCCACGAGGTCGGCTCCGGTCAGCTCATCGAGGGCCTGGACGAGGCCGTGATCGGTCTCTCCGCCGGTGAGTCCGCCGAGTTCACCTCCAAGCTGGTGGCCGGCGAGCACGCGGGCAAGGATGCCGTCATCAAGGTCAGCGTGCAGTCGGTCAAGGAGCGCGAGCTGCCCGAGGCAGACGACGAATTCGCCCAGCTGGCTTCGGAATTCGACACCCTCGAAGAGCTGAAAGACGATCTGAAGGGCCGCGTCGAGCGGGTCAAGAAGGTCACCCAGGCGGGCGAGATCCGCGACAAGGTGCTCGAGACCCTGCTGGAGAAGGTCGACGTGCCGTTGCCCGAGGCCGTGGTCAAGGCCGAGATCGAGGCCGTCGAGCACGACGCGGTGCACAGCTTCGACCATGACGAGGCCAAGCTGGCCGAGGCGCTGGAAGAGCAGGGCTCCTCCCTCGAGGAGTTCAAGAAGGACACCAAGGAATCGGCCGAGAAGTCGGTGAAGACCCAGCTGCTGCTGGACGCCATCGCCGAGGCCGAGGGCACCCAGGTCGGCCAGGAGGAGCTCACCGAGCGCATCCTGTTCCAGTCTCAGCGCTACGGCCTGTCGCCGGAGCAGTTCATCCAGCAGGTGCAGCAGGCGGGCCAGCTCGGCGCGATCTTCGCCGATGTGCGCCGCGGCAAGGCCCTCGCCGGTGTGGTCGGTCAGGTCAAGGTCACCGACTCCAACGGCGACACGGTCGACACCGCCGAGATGTTCGGTGCCCCGGACGATGCGGCCGCCGACGAGGCGGAAGTCAGCGCCGCTGCCGAATAA
- a CDS encoding AraC family transcriptional regulator, which yields MDPVSALLNGIRAEGSVVSNARLEAPWTIRFAERAPLTMISVLRGGGTLVLADGTRTRVGKGDTAVVRATEPFALVDDPDAQNRPLCEYEIACFAPDPDKSADELSGICWSEGDSETALIVGAYRAAGRRHERLLRALPPALVVQEDVDTCEWLEKAAIDSATHVAGSQALMDRLLDWALVCTLRTWFDRAGAAAPSWYRGLADPVLAPALNAMHGNPARPWSVATLAAEAGVSRALFAKRFTDLMGRPPLSYLTDYRMDEAEELLATTDLTVAQVAKSVGYADPFGFSAAFKRYRGMSPTAFRAAA from the coding sequence ATGGATCCGGTGAGTGCACTTCTGAACGGCATCCGCGCCGAAGGTTCGGTGGTCAGCAACGCGCGCCTGGAGGCGCCCTGGACCATTCGTTTCGCCGAGCGCGCCCCGCTGACCATGATCTCCGTGCTGCGCGGCGGCGGGACGCTGGTCTTGGCCGACGGCACCCGGACGCGCGTCGGCAAGGGCGACACCGCGGTGGTCCGCGCGACCGAACCCTTCGCTCTGGTCGACGATCCCGATGCGCAGAATCGCCCGCTGTGCGAGTACGAGATAGCCTGCTTCGCACCGGATCCCGATAAGTCGGCCGACGAACTCAGTGGAATCTGCTGGAGCGAAGGCGATTCCGAAACGGCTCTCATCGTCGGGGCGTACCGTGCCGCGGGCCGCCGGCACGAGCGGCTGCTGCGCGCCCTGCCACCGGCGCTGGTGGTCCAGGAGGATGTCGATACCTGCGAGTGGCTGGAGAAGGCCGCGATCGATTCCGCCACCCACGTCGCGGGGTCCCAAGCGCTCATGGACCGCCTGCTCGACTGGGCCCTGGTCTGCACCCTGCGCACCTGGTTCGACCGGGCCGGCGCCGCCGCGCCCAGCTGGTACCGCGGTCTGGCCGACCCGGTGCTCGCGCCGGCCCTGAACGCCATGCACGGCAATCCCGCTCGGCCGTGGTCGGTGGCAACCCTGGCCGCCGAGGCGGGCGTCTCCCGGGCCTTGTTCGCCAAACGCTTCACCGACCTGATGGGCCGGCCGCCCCTGTCCTACCTGACCGACTACCGCATGGACGAAGCCGAAGAACTTCTCGCCACCACCGACCTCACCGTCGCCCAGGTGGCGAAGTCCGTCGGCTACGCTGACCCATTCGGGTTCAGCGCGGCCTTCAAACGCTATCGGGGCATGAGCCCCACCGCGTTCCGCGCCGCCGCGTAG